The Nitrospira sp. sequence ACCGCGCTTTCTGAAGAACAGCTGTTCGGCTGGCACGCGATGCTGATGCATGGACGGAAAGACCTGACCACGATTGGGGCGTACCGGACCACACAGAATCCGATGCAGGTGGTGTCGGGCCCCATCGGAACTCCCAAGGTGCATTTTGAAGCGCCACCATCGCACAGGGTTTCGATGGAGATGAACAGGTTTCTCTCGTGGTTCAACCACACGGCACCGGGGGGCCAGCAGTCACTCCCGGCATTGACCTGGGCAGGCATCGCACACCTGTACTTCGAATCGATCCATCCGTTTGAAGACGGCAATGGACGGATTGGGCGAGCGCTGTCGGAGAAGGCCTTGTCCCGGACCCTAGGCAGGCCGACGCTCATCGCACTGTCTCAGACGATCTACCGGAACCGGGAGGCCTATTACACGGCTCTTGAGGACAACAATAAGGTATTGGACATCACGGACTGGCTCATCTATTTCACACGAACCGTGCTGGAAGCGCAGCAGTACACCCAACGCCTCATCGATTTTCTCATTGCCAAGACCAGGCTGTATGATCGGCTACGTGGAACGCTCAATGAACGGCAAGACAAAGTGCTGGCCCGCATGTTTCGGGAGGGGCTGGACGGATTCAAAGGTGGTCTCAGTGCGGAGAACTATCTCAAAATCACACACACCTCCAGAGCCACCGCCACCAGAGATCTCCAGAGCCTGGTCGAACTGGGCGCGCTCCGAAAAACCGGTGAACTCAAACATACCCGGTATTGGTTGAGCATCCTCAAAGAGTCCGACAAACAATCGTAGTCGTTGACTACGAGAGTGAGACTCTGACATGGATGCATGGAATTCGAGGTCTTGACGAAGCTTGCCAACCGGCATAGTATCTACACCGTATCTACACAGGAGGGCGGTGCATGAAAACCACGGCACAGAAGTGGGGAAACAGTCTGGCGATCCGAGTCCCGAAAAGTGTCGCCATGCAGGTTGGGCTCAAAGCACAGGACGATTTGGAGATCGAGGTGCAGGACGGCAACGTCGTGTTGAAACCTCAACTTCGGCGAGTCTATCGCCTCGACGACCTCGTCAAACGGATCACCCCGAAGAACGTGCACAGCGAAATTGATACAGGCATCCCGATCGGCCGCGAGATCTGGTGATAAAGAAACCCGCCTATGTTCCAGATCGAGGGGATATCGTGTGGCTGCAATTCAACCCCCAATCCGGCCATGAACAGGCCGGGCATCGTCCTGCGATCGTCCTTTCACCAGCCAGCTATAATCGTGCTAGTGGGCTGATGCTCTGCTGTCCCATGACCAGCCAGAAAAAGGGCTACCCCTTCGAGGTCGTCATAAGCGATGATCCTCAGCAAACAAGCGTCGCGCTGGCGGATCAAGTCAAGAGCCTCGATTGGAAAGCACGAAAAGCCGTCAAAAAAGGGACAGCCTCCCTCAACGTCGTCATGGAAACCTTGAGCAAGCTCCAGACGCTGCTTTAGCCTCACTCCCAGCCGCGAGGGCATTTTCCCGTCGTTGAGGAAGGACAGAGTTGCCACACCGCACGGGATTTATCGTGCACTCAGAAGATATGGTGCGATTGCTTTCATCGGTGACCTGACATACAATTTCTTCCATTAAGGAGCGCTCGAATGAGCACGAAGGAAGCCGTTCTAGACCTTGTGCGAAAGCTGCCTGACGACTGCTCGCTTGACGACATCCAGTACCATCTCTATGTCCTGCAAACGATCGAGCGGGGCAGAGCGGAAATCGCACAAGGCAATACCGTCAGTCACGAACAGGTCAAGCAAGAGTTACGGGCAAAGTGGCTGAAGAACGGCGTGAAGTAATCTGGACAACCAGCGCTCGAAACGAACTCGACGACATCATCGCCTACATCGCCAAAGACGCTCCTCTCTCCGCACTGGCCTTTCTTGAAGAAGTCCTGAGTACCGCCGACTCGCTCTTCTCACTCGCAGAGCGTGGTCGGGTCGTCCCTGAACTACGGAACCCGTTCATCCGTGAACTCTTCATCAAACATTACCGTCTATTCTTTCTATGAAATTCAGGACCGCACGGTGTATGTGCTCGGCTTCATTTATGGAGCCAGAGACTTCAAGCCCCACGAGACGAATTGAGCAGATAGTTCTCCTTATCTAACACAGGCCACACCGATTGATCGCCTTCATCACAGACTGGGCGAATTGACTGGTGGTCTGGGAGGAATGACAATACGTCTAGGCTCATACTGATGATCACAAATTGCGAACAGCGAATTGCTTTGACTGTCGTAGGCCTATATAGGACACGCTAGGGACTTGCACTACTGAACGATGAATGCATCCTGAATCCAGAGAGCCCAGCAATGCACAATACAAGATCCGACCCCGTCTTTACTGCGCGGAGGCCGCTGTACTCGATCTATTCTACTTCCACTACACTCGATCACTAACCCGTTTGGGGTCTTCTTTGACACAAGAAAGCTGATAGTCCCAACCACCGGCCGGGAGAGTCTGCTGTTGACTCTTCAAGGCTTGATCTCTGACATCCTCTTAGTCATGACAGCTTTGAGCATCAGGCGTCGGTTCAAGGCGAACTGAGATGAGTCACAAGAAGATCAATCTGTGATCTTCCTACAAGGAACCCCTTTGAGTGTCTAGTTTCGGCTCCTTGCGTCTCGAAAACGGCTTGTTAGCGAGAGCTACATACCATTTAATCACAGCGCAAAAGTCAAGTGCTTGGCAGGGGAGCGAATCTAGTAAACCATTTCGTCACCTGCGGGACTGACGATACTGGTTTTGATTGTGTTTCCGCCGATTCACAACCAAGCGGTTCCTCGGACACCGTTAACGGCACTCGTACTGTAAATTTTTCAGATGGAATAGTCTTGGTTATAGTATTCGGCGTTTGTTCAGAAGGAACATACTCACCCGGCTCAACCGTAAGCTCAATTTGTGGTGGTTGCAAGTCTAGATAATACTGCCAGCTTGGCCTCGCCGCTCCCGGCTTCCATGGGATACGCTGCTGGACACCTTTGGAATTATCTTGCCTTGCATAGATTGTTAGGTACCCAGAACTTCTCTCATCCTGAGGGTTACCACAGATCGTCCCAGATATACTTGAATCATATTCAAAAATCTTCAACAAACTCCCAGATGACTCG is a genomic window containing:
- a CDS encoding type II toxin-antitoxin system RelE/ParE family toxin, whose protein sequence is MAEERREVIWTTSARNELDDIIAYIAKDAPLSALAFLEEVLSTADSLFSLAERGRVVPELRNPFIRELFIKHYRLFFL
- the mazF gene encoding endoribonuclease MazF gives rise to the protein MIKKPAYVPDRGDIVWLQFNPQSGHEQAGHRPAIVLSPASYNRASGLMLCCPMTSQKKGYPFEVVISDDPQQTSVALADQVKSLDWKARKAVKKGTASLNVVMETLSKLQTLL
- a CDS encoding Fic family protein, with the protein product MTWNWQQDDWPNFTYDSEALAQSETQFIHEAGVVHGAIKHLTAGDKSQLAIELISGEAVTTSEIEGEILNRDSVQSSIRRNFGLDTDNRKIPLAEQGIAALMSDLYQHVGTALSEEQLFGWHAMLMHGRKDLTTIGAYRTTQNPMQVVSGPIGTPKVHFEAPPSHRVSMEMNRFLSWFNHTAPGGQQSLPALTWAGIAHLYFESIHPFEDGNGRIGRALSEKALSRTLGRPTLIALSQTIYRNREAYYTALEDNNKVLDITDWLIYFTRTVLEAQQYTQRLIDFLIAKTRLYDRLRGTLNERQDKVLARMFREGLDGFKGGLSAENYLKITHTSRATATRDLQSLVELGALRKTGELKHTRYWLSILKESDKQS
- a CDS encoding AbrB/MazE/SpoVT family DNA-binding domain-containing protein translates to MKTTAQKWGNSLAIRVPKSVAMQVGLKAQDDLEIEVQDGNVVLKPQLRRVYRLDDLVKRITPKNVHSEIDTGIPIGREIW